A window from Athalia rosae chromosome 5, iyAthRosa1.1, whole genome shotgun sequence encodes these proteins:
- the LOC105690159 gene encoding transient receptor potential-gamma protein isoform X7 yields the protein MAAAMRARSGTGGFLRGPPSNVNFDPEAPPPPPLLLQSTMQTTSLLEKPEIDKKVKRHSIHGMMEEENVVRPHQEMASLSLDEKKYLLAVERGDIASVRRMLQRAQETDYTNINCVDPLGRSALLMAIDNENLEMVELLIEHRVDTKDALLHAISEEFVEAVEVLLEHEESFHRSGDPHVSSSVSSACRLPSWEALPPDTATFTPDISPLILSAHRDNYEIIKILLDRGATLPMPHDVRCGCDECVTSRMEDSLRHSRSRINAYRALASPSLIALSSKDPILTAFELSWELRRLSFLEHEFKVEYQELRRQCQDFATALLDHTRSSYELEVLLNHDPTGPAFEHGERMHLNRLKLAIKLRQKKFVAHPNVQQLLASIWYEGLPGFRRKNMVLQALETVRIGILFPFLSVAYIIAPHSVVGQTMRKPFIKFICHSASYFTFLFMLILVSQRIESTIGNLMGHDTPEDEPTKRGAGPTVVEWFIIAWVSGLIWSEVKQLWDVGLEEYVHDMWNVIDFVTNSLYVATMALRIVAYYRVQAENAGREGGMEIHLQREQWDTWDPMLISEGLFSAANIFSSLKLVYIFSVNPHLGPLQVSLSRMVMDIMKFFFLYVLVLFAFSCGLNQLLWYYADMEKKRCPTASNDPFNANVTTDSNACIVWRRFANLFETTQTLFWAVFGLVELESFELDGIKVFTRFWGMLMFGTYSVINIVVLLNLLVAMMNHSYQLISDRADTEWKFARSKLWISYFEEGGTVPPPFNIIPTPKSVWYVGQWVYRKLCGHRRAAKKEHMRTIRRKVKQASERDFRYQSIMRNLVRRYVTVEQRKAEGEGVTEDDVNEIKQDISAFRCELIEILKNSGMNTSTASGVGAGGSINALSLGAGGKKNRQKERRLMKGFNIAPQPGGSGTLPPVAEFIASLQQAHHEHPHHDLFGSTLSGIFGPGTTPKKHPHHTSTNSVPGLTSGPRPARGPRGSSRKRRWGTLIEAAKVGRVSRLIGRSRSEDSVYSPGSEDGGSRSEGSSDSKSSLDAATPDSHAHHQVHHAHQHEVHHMFAHGFGPALAALRKKRKKFSASRASTPVMTSNPAPVESVMHPIAAALASRVTRKQLQRASSVPTRGPDIVIPPITPRRHEVTQSQQPSLDVVEMITGNEIQGTVVGTGQFTPSVTEESAMTTATGSLGAQFSATKRNGSATQLQRLPGIEPISGHDVSAGWL from the exons AGGCACAGCATACACGGAATGATGGAAGAGGAAAACGTCGTACGACCTCATCAAGAGATGGCGAGCCTTTCCcttgacgaaaaaaagtacCTCTTGGCCGTTGAACGCGGTGATATTGCCTCGGTGAGAAG AATGCTCCAGAGGGCCCAGGAAACCGATTACACGAACATAAATTGCGTCGATCCTTTGGGAAGATCCGCACTCTTGATGGCGATAGACAACGAGAATCTCGAAATGGTCGAATTGTTGATAGAGCACAGAGTGGATACTAAAGACGCTCTGCTTCACGCCATCTCAGAAGAGTTTGTCGAGGCCGTCGAGGTCCTTCTTGAACACGAGGAGAGTTTCCACAGGAGTGGAGATCCCCACGTAAGCAGCTCAGTGTCGTCAGCTTGCCGCCTGCCA AGTTGGGAGGCTCTTCCTCCTGACACGGCAACCTTCACCCCAGACATCAGTCCTTTGATCCTGTCTGCACACAGGGACAATTACGAAATCATTAAGATTCTGCTAGACAGAGGAGCAACATTACCTATGCCGCACGATGTTCGCTGCGG CTGCGATGAATGCGTGACTTCGCGAATGGAGGATTCTTTGAGGCACTCGAGGAGCAGAATAAATGCATATCGAGCTCTGGCGTCGCCATCTTTGATAGCACTTTCTTCCAAGGATCCAATTCTCACTGCCTTTGAACTCTCCTGGGAACTTCGCCGCCTATCTTTCCTGGAACATGAATTTAAGGTCGAGTATCAG GAACTAAGGCGGCAGTGCCAGGACTTTGCAACAGCTTTGCTGGACCACACGCGAAGTTCTTACGAGCTGGAAGTACTCTTAAACCACGACCCTACGGGACCTGCTTTTGAACACGGGGAGAGGATGCATCTGAATCGATTGAAACTGGCGATAAAGCTTAGGCAAAAAAAG TTCGTTGCACATCCGAACGTGCAGCAGCTCCTCGCATCAATTTGGTACGAGGGACTCCCCGGTTTCCGGCGGAAAAACATGGTCCTGCAAGCACTGGAGACTGTGAGAATCGGAattctcttcccttttctcAGTGTAGCTTATATCATAGCCCCGCATAGCGTGGTTGGCCAAACGATGAGGAAACCcttcataaaatttatttgtcaCTCTGCATCGTACTTCACTTTTTTAT tcatGTTAATTCTCGTCAGTCAAAGAATAGAGAGCACAATTGGTAATTTAATGGGACATGACACTCCGGAAGACGAACCCACGAAGAGAGGGGCGGGTCCCACCGTCGTTGAATG GTTCATAATAGCATGGGTGTCTGGACTGATTTGGTCGGAGGTGAAACAGTTGTGGGACGTTGGCCTCGAAGAATACGTCCACGACATGTGGAATGTGATAGACTTCGTGACGAACTCTCTTTACGTTGCTACAATGGCGTTGAGAATTGTAGCCTACTATAGAGTGCAGGCTGAAAACGCGGGCCGTGAAGGAGGGATGGAAATTCACTTGCAAAGAGAACAGTGGGACACTTGGGACCCAATGTTGATCTCTGAGGGACTTTTTTCAGCCGCTAATATTTTTAG CTCTTTGAAGCTTGTTTACATCTTCTCGGTGAATCCGCATCTGGGGCCGCTCCAGGTCTCGCTATCCAGAATGGTCATGGATAtcatgaagttttttttcctttacgtTCTAGTACTTTTTGCGTTCTCATGCG GTCTCAATCAGCTATTATGGTATTACGCTGATATGGAGAAAAAGCGTTGTCCTACCGCCAGCAACGATCCATTCAATGCCAATGTAACTACAGATTCCAACGCTTGCATTGTGTGGAGAAGATTTGCCAA TTTGTTCGAGACGACGCAGACCTTATTCTGGGCAGTATTTGGATTAGTAGAATTAGAAAGTTTCGAATTGGATGGAATTAAGGTCTTCACGAGATTTTGGGGTATGCTAATGTTCGGCACATACTCCGTAATCAACATCGTCGTACTCCTGAATCTCTTAGTCGCCATGATGAATCATTCCTATCAGTTAATTTCC GATCGTGCTGATACCGAGTGGAAATTTGCTCGCAGCAAACTCTGGATAAGTTATTTCGAAGAAGGTGGTACAGTTCCTCCGCCATTCAACATAATTCCAACACCGAAGAGTGTCTGGTACGTCGGTCAGTGGGTCTACCGTAAATTATGCGGACACAGACGCGCGGCAAAGAAGGAGCACATGAGAACAATCAGG CGAAAGGTGAAGCAGGCGTCAGAAAGAGATTTCCGTTATCAGAGTATCATGCGTAATCTCGTGAGACGCTACGTTACCGTGGAACAACGAAAAGCGGAGGGCGAAGGAGTCACCGAGGACGATGTGAACGAGATTAAGCAAGATATAAGTGCCTTCCGATGCGAGCTTATAGAGATCTTGAAAAATTCCGGCATGAATACGTCAACTGCTTCGGGTGTCGGGGCCG GTGGTAGCATTAACGCGCTGTCCTTAGGTgcgggtggaaaaaagaaccgTCAGAAGGAACGTAGGCTGATGAAGGGTTTCAATATCGCTCCTCAGCCGGGAGGAAGTGGCACTTTGCCACCCGTGGCAGAGTTCATAGCTTCCTTGCAGCAGGCCCATCACGAACATCCTCATCACGACCTTTTCGGGAGCACCCTGAGCGGAATATTTGGCCCGGGAACAACGCCGAAGAAACACCCTCATCACACAAGTACCAACAGCGTTCCAGGTCTGACTTCGGGACCACGGCCAGCGagaggtccgaggggaagttcgagaaaaagaagatgggGAACGCTTATAGAGGCTGCAAAAGTAGGACGAGTTTCCAGACTGATCG GTCGGTCGCGATCAGAGGATTCCGTTTATTCTCCTGGATCGGAAGACGGTGGTTCTCGTTCCGAGGGATCTTCCGATTCGAAATCATCTCTGGACGCGGCAACGCCAGATTCACACGCTCACCACCAAGTTCATCACGCTCATCAGCACGAGGTGCACCACATGTTCGCTCACGGTTTTGGCCCAGCATTAGCCGCTTTGAGAAAGAAGCGTAAAAAGTTTTCGGCATCGCGAGCGTCGACACCGGTGATGACGAGCAACCCGGCTCCGGTGGAAAGCGTCATGCATCCGATAGCCGCTGCCCTTGCTTCGAGGGTAACAAGGAAACAGCTGCAAAGAGCGAGCAGCGTTCCAACGCGTGGACCGGACATCGTAATACCGCCGATAACACCGCGGCGTCACGAGGTCACTCAAAGTCAGCAGCCCAGTTTGGACGTCGTTGAGATGATCACCGGAAACGAAATTCAGG GAACCGTTGTCGGGACAGGTCAATTTACACCGTCCGTGACGGAAGAAAGTGCGATGACAACCGCGACCGGAAGTTTAGGGGCTCAATTTTCGGCAACGAAGAGAAACGGCTCCGCCACGCAACTTCAACGATTGCCAGGGATCGAACCGATCTCTGGACACGATGTGTCAGCCGGGTGGCTCTGA
- the LOC105690159 gene encoding transient receptor potential-gamma protein isoform X1, which yields MTGTFRRSVSTESAGEDEDSITGGIGPAGGNRGGGGRGSDGVSFPLRMAAAMRARSGTGGFLRGPPSNVNFDPEAPPPPPLLLQSTMQTTSLLEKPEIDKKVKRHSIHGMMEEENVVRPHQEMASLSLDEKKYLLAVERGDIASVRRMLQRAQETDYTNINCVDPLGRSALLMAIDNENLEMVELLIEHRVDTKDALLHAISEEFVEAVEVLLEHEESFHRSGDPHVSSSVSSACRLPSWEALPPDTATFTPDISPLILSAHRDNYEIIKILLDRGATLPMPHDVRCGCDECVTSRMEDSLRHSRSRINAYRALASPSLIALSSKDPILTAFELSWELRRLSFLEHEFKVEYQELRRQCQDFATALLDHTRSSYELEVLLNHDPTGPAFEHGERMHLNRLKLAIKLRQKKFVAHPNVQQLLASIWYEGLPGFRRKNMVLQALETVRIGILFPFLSVAYIIAPHSVVGQTMRKPFIKFICHSASYFTFLFMLILVSQRIESTIGNLMGHDTPEDEPTKRGAGPTVVEWFIIAWVSGLIWSEVKQLWDVGLEEYVHDMWNVIDFVTNSLYVATMALRIVAYYRVQAENAGREGGMEIHLQREQWDTWDPMLISEGLFSAANIFSSLKLVYIFSVNPHLGPLQVSLSRMVMDIMKFFFLYVLVLFAFSCGLNQLLWYYADMEKKRCPTASNDPFNANVTTDSNACIVWRRFANLFETTQTLFWAVFGLVELESFELDGIKVFTRFWGMLMFGTYSVINIVVLLNLLVAMMNHSYQLISDRADTEWKFARSKLWISYFEEGGTVPPPFNIIPTPKSVWYVGQWVYRKLCGHRRAAKKEHMRTIRRKVKQASERDFRYQSIMRNLVRRYVTVEQRKAEGEGVTEDDVNEIKQDISAFRCELIEILKNSGMNTSTASGVGAGGSINALSLGAGGKKNRQKERRLMKGFNIAPQPGGSGTLPPVAEFIASLQQAHHEHPHHDLFGSTLSGIFGPGTTPKKHPHHTSTNSVPGLTSGPRPARGPRGSSRKRRWGTLIEAAKVGRVSRLIGRSRSEDSVYSPGSEDGGSRSEGSSDSKSSLDAATPDSHAHHQVHHAHQHEVHHMFAHGFGPALAALRKKRKKFSASRASTPVMTSNPAPVESVMHPIAAALASRVTRKQLQRASSVPTRGPDIVIPPITPRRHEVTQSQQPSLDVVEMITGNEIQGTVVGTGQFTPSVTEESAMTTATGSLGAQFSATKRNGSATQLQRLPGIEPISGHDVSAGWL from the exons AGGCACAGCATACACGGAATGATGGAAGAGGAAAACGTCGTACGACCTCATCAAGAGATGGCGAGCCTTTCCcttgacgaaaaaaagtacCTCTTGGCCGTTGAACGCGGTGATATTGCCTCGGTGAGAAG AATGCTCCAGAGGGCCCAGGAAACCGATTACACGAACATAAATTGCGTCGATCCTTTGGGAAGATCCGCACTCTTGATGGCGATAGACAACGAGAATCTCGAAATGGTCGAATTGTTGATAGAGCACAGAGTGGATACTAAAGACGCTCTGCTTCACGCCATCTCAGAAGAGTTTGTCGAGGCCGTCGAGGTCCTTCTTGAACACGAGGAGAGTTTCCACAGGAGTGGAGATCCCCACGTAAGCAGCTCAGTGTCGTCAGCTTGCCGCCTGCCA AGTTGGGAGGCTCTTCCTCCTGACACGGCAACCTTCACCCCAGACATCAGTCCTTTGATCCTGTCTGCACACAGGGACAATTACGAAATCATTAAGATTCTGCTAGACAGAGGAGCAACATTACCTATGCCGCACGATGTTCGCTGCGG CTGCGATGAATGCGTGACTTCGCGAATGGAGGATTCTTTGAGGCACTCGAGGAGCAGAATAAATGCATATCGAGCTCTGGCGTCGCCATCTTTGATAGCACTTTCTTCCAAGGATCCAATTCTCACTGCCTTTGAACTCTCCTGGGAACTTCGCCGCCTATCTTTCCTGGAACATGAATTTAAGGTCGAGTATCAG GAACTAAGGCGGCAGTGCCAGGACTTTGCAACAGCTTTGCTGGACCACACGCGAAGTTCTTACGAGCTGGAAGTACTCTTAAACCACGACCCTACGGGACCTGCTTTTGAACACGGGGAGAGGATGCATCTGAATCGATTGAAACTGGCGATAAAGCTTAGGCAAAAAAAG TTCGTTGCACATCCGAACGTGCAGCAGCTCCTCGCATCAATTTGGTACGAGGGACTCCCCGGTTTCCGGCGGAAAAACATGGTCCTGCAAGCACTGGAGACTGTGAGAATCGGAattctcttcccttttctcAGTGTAGCTTATATCATAGCCCCGCATAGCGTGGTTGGCCAAACGATGAGGAAACCcttcataaaatttatttgtcaCTCTGCATCGTACTTCACTTTTTTAT tcatGTTAATTCTCGTCAGTCAAAGAATAGAGAGCACAATTGGTAATTTAATGGGACATGACACTCCGGAAGACGAACCCACGAAGAGAGGGGCGGGTCCCACCGTCGTTGAATG GTTCATAATAGCATGGGTGTCTGGACTGATTTGGTCGGAGGTGAAACAGTTGTGGGACGTTGGCCTCGAAGAATACGTCCACGACATGTGGAATGTGATAGACTTCGTGACGAACTCTCTTTACGTTGCTACAATGGCGTTGAGAATTGTAGCCTACTATAGAGTGCAGGCTGAAAACGCGGGCCGTGAAGGAGGGATGGAAATTCACTTGCAAAGAGAACAGTGGGACACTTGGGACCCAATGTTGATCTCTGAGGGACTTTTTTCAGCCGCTAATATTTTTAG CTCTTTGAAGCTTGTTTACATCTTCTCGGTGAATCCGCATCTGGGGCCGCTCCAGGTCTCGCTATCCAGAATGGTCATGGATAtcatgaagttttttttcctttacgtTCTAGTACTTTTTGCGTTCTCATGCG GTCTCAATCAGCTATTATGGTATTACGCTGATATGGAGAAAAAGCGTTGTCCTACCGCCAGCAACGATCCATTCAATGCCAATGTAACTACAGATTCCAACGCTTGCATTGTGTGGAGAAGATTTGCCAA TTTGTTCGAGACGACGCAGACCTTATTCTGGGCAGTATTTGGATTAGTAGAATTAGAAAGTTTCGAATTGGATGGAATTAAGGTCTTCACGAGATTTTGGGGTATGCTAATGTTCGGCACATACTCCGTAATCAACATCGTCGTACTCCTGAATCTCTTAGTCGCCATGATGAATCATTCCTATCAGTTAATTTCC GATCGTGCTGATACCGAGTGGAAATTTGCTCGCAGCAAACTCTGGATAAGTTATTTCGAAGAAGGTGGTACAGTTCCTCCGCCATTCAACATAATTCCAACACCGAAGAGTGTCTGGTACGTCGGTCAGTGGGTCTACCGTAAATTATGCGGACACAGACGCGCGGCAAAGAAGGAGCACATGAGAACAATCAGG CGAAAGGTGAAGCAGGCGTCAGAAAGAGATTTCCGTTATCAGAGTATCATGCGTAATCTCGTGAGACGCTACGTTACCGTGGAACAACGAAAAGCGGAGGGCGAAGGAGTCACCGAGGACGATGTGAACGAGATTAAGCAAGATATAAGTGCCTTCCGATGCGAGCTTATAGAGATCTTGAAAAATTCCGGCATGAATACGTCAACTGCTTCGGGTGTCGGGGCCG GTGGTAGCATTAACGCGCTGTCCTTAGGTgcgggtggaaaaaagaaccgTCAGAAGGAACGTAGGCTGATGAAGGGTTTCAATATCGCTCCTCAGCCGGGAGGAAGTGGCACTTTGCCACCCGTGGCAGAGTTCATAGCTTCCTTGCAGCAGGCCCATCACGAACATCCTCATCACGACCTTTTCGGGAGCACCCTGAGCGGAATATTTGGCCCGGGAACAACGCCGAAGAAACACCCTCATCACACAAGTACCAACAGCGTTCCAGGTCTGACTTCGGGACCACGGCCAGCGagaggtccgaggggaagttcgagaaaaagaagatgggGAACGCTTATAGAGGCTGCAAAAGTAGGACGAGTTTCCAGACTGATCG GTCGGTCGCGATCAGAGGATTCCGTTTATTCTCCTGGATCGGAAGACGGTGGTTCTCGTTCCGAGGGATCTTCCGATTCGAAATCATCTCTGGACGCGGCAACGCCAGATTCACACGCTCACCACCAAGTTCATCACGCTCATCAGCACGAGGTGCACCACATGTTCGCTCACGGTTTTGGCCCAGCATTAGCCGCTTTGAGAAAGAAGCGTAAAAAGTTTTCGGCATCGCGAGCGTCGACACCGGTGATGACGAGCAACCCGGCTCCGGTGGAAAGCGTCATGCATCCGATAGCCGCTGCCCTTGCTTCGAGGGTAACAAGGAAACAGCTGCAAAGAGCGAGCAGCGTTCCAACGCGTGGACCGGACATCGTAATACCGCCGATAACACCGCGGCGTCACGAGGTCACTCAAAGTCAGCAGCCCAGTTTGGACGTCGTTGAGATGATCACCGGAAACGAAATTCAGG GAACCGTTGTCGGGACAGGTCAATTTACACCGTCCGTGACGGAAGAAAGTGCGATGACAACCGCGACCGGAAGTTTAGGGGCTCAATTTTCGGCAACGAAGAGAAACGGCTCCGCCACGCAACTTCAACGATTGCCAGGGATCGAACCGATCTCTGGACACGATGTGTCAGCCGGGTGGCTCTGA
- the LOC105690159 gene encoding transient receptor potential-gamma protein isoform X2 translates to MTGTFRRSVSTESAGEDEDSITGGIGPAGGNRGGGGRGSDGVSFPLRMAAAMRARSGTGGFLRGPPSNVNFDPEAPPPPPLLLQSTMQTTSLLEKPEIDKKVKRHSIHGMMEEENVVRPHQEMASLSLDEKKYLLAVERGDIASVRRMLQRAQETDYTNINCVDPLGRSALLMAIDNENLEMVELLIEHRVDTKDALLHAISEEFVEAVEVLLEHEESFHRSGDPHVSSSVSSACRLPSWEALPPDTATFTPDISPLILSAHRDNYEIIKILLDRGATLPMPHDVRCGCDECVTSRMEDSLRHSRSRINAYRALASPSLIALSSKDPILTAFELSWELRRLSFLEHEFKVEYQELRRQCQDFATALLDHTRSSYELEVLLNHDPTGPAFEHGERMHLNRLKLAIKLRQKKFVAHPNVQQLLASIWYEGLPGFRRKNMVLQALETVRIGILFPFLSVAYIIAPHSVVGQTMRKPFIKFICHSASYFTFLFMLILVSQRIESTIGNLMGHDTPEDEPTKRGAGPTVVEWFIIAWVSGLIWSEVKQLWDVGLEEYVHDMWNVIDFVTNSLYVATMALRIVAYYRVQAENAGREGGMEIHLQREQWDTWDPMLISEGLFSAANIFSSLKLVYIFSVNPHLGPLQVSLSRMVMDIMKFFFLYVLVLFAFSCGLNQLLWYYADMEKKRCPTASNDPFNANVTTDSNACIVWRRFANLFETTQTLFWAVFGLVELESFELDGIKVFTRFWGMLMFGTYSVINIVVLLNLLVAMMNHSYQLISDRADTEWKFARSKLWISYFEEGGTVPPPFNIIPTPKSVWYVGQWVYRKLCGHRRAAKKEHMRTIRVKQASERDFRYQSIMRNLVRRYVTVEQRKAEGEGVTEDDVNEIKQDISAFRCELIEILKNSGMNTSTASGVGAGGSINALSLGAGGKKNRQKERRLMKGFNIAPQPGGSGTLPPVAEFIASLQQAHHEHPHHDLFGSTLSGIFGPGTTPKKHPHHTSTNSVPGLTSGPRPARGPRGSSRKRRWGTLIEAAKVGRVSRLIGRSRSEDSVYSPGSEDGGSRSEGSSDSKSSLDAATPDSHAHHQVHHAHQHEVHHMFAHGFGPALAALRKKRKKFSASRASTPVMTSNPAPVESVMHPIAAALASRVTRKQLQRASSVPTRGPDIVIPPITPRRHEVTQSQQPSLDVVEMITGNEIQGTVVGTGQFTPSVTEESAMTTATGSLGAQFSATKRNGSATQLQRLPGIEPISGHDVSAGWL, encoded by the exons AGGCACAGCATACACGGAATGATGGAAGAGGAAAACGTCGTACGACCTCATCAAGAGATGGCGAGCCTTTCCcttgacgaaaaaaagtacCTCTTGGCCGTTGAACGCGGTGATATTGCCTCGGTGAGAAG AATGCTCCAGAGGGCCCAGGAAACCGATTACACGAACATAAATTGCGTCGATCCTTTGGGAAGATCCGCACTCTTGATGGCGATAGACAACGAGAATCTCGAAATGGTCGAATTGTTGATAGAGCACAGAGTGGATACTAAAGACGCTCTGCTTCACGCCATCTCAGAAGAGTTTGTCGAGGCCGTCGAGGTCCTTCTTGAACACGAGGAGAGTTTCCACAGGAGTGGAGATCCCCACGTAAGCAGCTCAGTGTCGTCAGCTTGCCGCCTGCCA AGTTGGGAGGCTCTTCCTCCTGACACGGCAACCTTCACCCCAGACATCAGTCCTTTGATCCTGTCTGCACACAGGGACAATTACGAAATCATTAAGATTCTGCTAGACAGAGGAGCAACATTACCTATGCCGCACGATGTTCGCTGCGG CTGCGATGAATGCGTGACTTCGCGAATGGAGGATTCTTTGAGGCACTCGAGGAGCAGAATAAATGCATATCGAGCTCTGGCGTCGCCATCTTTGATAGCACTTTCTTCCAAGGATCCAATTCTCACTGCCTTTGAACTCTCCTGGGAACTTCGCCGCCTATCTTTCCTGGAACATGAATTTAAGGTCGAGTATCAG GAACTAAGGCGGCAGTGCCAGGACTTTGCAACAGCTTTGCTGGACCACACGCGAAGTTCTTACGAGCTGGAAGTACTCTTAAACCACGACCCTACGGGACCTGCTTTTGAACACGGGGAGAGGATGCATCTGAATCGATTGAAACTGGCGATAAAGCTTAGGCAAAAAAAG TTCGTTGCACATCCGAACGTGCAGCAGCTCCTCGCATCAATTTGGTACGAGGGACTCCCCGGTTTCCGGCGGAAAAACATGGTCCTGCAAGCACTGGAGACTGTGAGAATCGGAattctcttcccttttctcAGTGTAGCTTATATCATAGCCCCGCATAGCGTGGTTGGCCAAACGATGAGGAAACCcttcataaaatttatttgtcaCTCTGCATCGTACTTCACTTTTTTAT tcatGTTAATTCTCGTCAGTCAAAGAATAGAGAGCACAATTGGTAATTTAATGGGACATGACACTCCGGAAGACGAACCCACGAAGAGAGGGGCGGGTCCCACCGTCGTTGAATG GTTCATAATAGCATGGGTGTCTGGACTGATTTGGTCGGAGGTGAAACAGTTGTGGGACGTTGGCCTCGAAGAATACGTCCACGACATGTGGAATGTGATAGACTTCGTGACGAACTCTCTTTACGTTGCTACAATGGCGTTGAGAATTGTAGCCTACTATAGAGTGCAGGCTGAAAACGCGGGCCGTGAAGGAGGGATGGAAATTCACTTGCAAAGAGAACAGTGGGACACTTGGGACCCAATGTTGATCTCTGAGGGACTTTTTTCAGCCGCTAATATTTTTAG CTCTTTGAAGCTTGTTTACATCTTCTCGGTGAATCCGCATCTGGGGCCGCTCCAGGTCTCGCTATCCAGAATGGTCATGGATAtcatgaagttttttttcctttacgtTCTAGTACTTTTTGCGTTCTCATGCG GTCTCAATCAGCTATTATGGTATTACGCTGATATGGAGAAAAAGCGTTGTCCTACCGCCAGCAACGATCCATTCAATGCCAATGTAACTACAGATTCCAACGCTTGCATTGTGTGGAGAAGATTTGCCAA TTTGTTCGAGACGACGCAGACCTTATTCTGGGCAGTATTTGGATTAGTAGAATTAGAAAGTTTCGAATTGGATGGAATTAAGGTCTTCACGAGATTTTGGGGTATGCTAATGTTCGGCACATACTCCGTAATCAACATCGTCGTACTCCTGAATCTCTTAGTCGCCATGATGAATCATTCCTATCAGTTAATTTCC GATCGTGCTGATACCGAGTGGAAATTTGCTCGCAGCAAACTCTGGATAAGTTATTTCGAAGAAGGTGGTACAGTTCCTCCGCCATTCAACATAATTCCAACACCGAAGAGTGTCTGGTACGTCGGTCAGTGGGTCTACCGTAAATTATGCGGACACAGACGCGCGGCAAAGAAGGAGCACATGAGAACAATCAGG GTGAAGCAGGCGTCAGAAAGAGATTTCCGTTATCAGAGTATCATGCGTAATCTCGTGAGACGCTACGTTACCGTGGAACAACGAAAAGCGGAGGGCGAAGGAGTCACCGAGGACGATGTGAACGAGATTAAGCAAGATATAAGTGCCTTCCGATGCGAGCTTATAGAGATCTTGAAAAATTCCGGCATGAATACGTCAACTGCTTCGGGTGTCGGGGCCG GTGGTAGCATTAACGCGCTGTCCTTAGGTgcgggtggaaaaaagaaccgTCAGAAGGAACGTAGGCTGATGAAGGGTTTCAATATCGCTCCTCAGCCGGGAGGAAGTGGCACTTTGCCACCCGTGGCAGAGTTCATAGCTTCCTTGCAGCAGGCCCATCACGAACATCCTCATCACGACCTTTTCGGGAGCACCCTGAGCGGAATATTTGGCCCGGGAACAACGCCGAAGAAACACCCTCATCACACAAGTACCAACAGCGTTCCAGGTCTGACTTCGGGACCACGGCCAGCGagaggtccgaggggaagttcgagaaaaagaagatgggGAACGCTTATAGAGGCTGCAAAAGTAGGACGAGTTTCCAGACTGATCG GTCGGTCGCGATCAGAGGATTCCGTTTATTCTCCTGGATCGGAAGACGGTGGTTCTCGTTCCGAGGGATCTTCCGATTCGAAATCATCTCTGGACGCGGCAACGCCAGATTCACACGCTCACCACCAAGTTCATCACGCTCATCAGCACGAGGTGCACCACATGTTCGCTCACGGTTTTGGCCCAGCATTAGCCGCTTTGAGAAAGAAGCGTAAAAAGTTTTCGGCATCGCGAGCGTCGACACCGGTGATGACGAGCAACCCGGCTCCGGTGGAAAGCGTCATGCATCCGATAGCCGCTGCCCTTGCTTCGAGGGTAACAAGGAAACAGCTGCAAAGAGCGAGCAGCGTTCCAACGCGTGGACCGGACATCGTAATACCGCCGATAACACCGCGGCGTCACGAGGTCACTCAAAGTCAGCAGCCCAGTTTGGACGTCGTTGAGATGATCACCGGAAACGAAATTCAGG GAACCGTTGTCGGGACAGGTCAATTTACACCGTCCGTGACGGAAGAAAGTGCGATGACAACCGCGACCGGAAGTTTAGGGGCTCAATTTTCGGCAACGAAGAGAAACGGCTCCGCCACGCAACTTCAACGATTGCCAGGGATCGAACCGATCTCTGGACACGATGTGTCAGCCGGGTGGCTCTGA